GGCTGTAACCCTTTAATGTGTTTAAATGTTTCATAAAATACATCAACACCTAAACTATTTCGAATAAGGTCGGTAATATTATCTCCTCCTGGTCGGGTATGTGTTTCAATTACTTTAGGGCCGTTTGAAGTGAGTTTTATCTCTGTATGTCCTGGACCATTTTGATGTTCAAGGCAGTTCAATAATTGAATGGTAACGTTAACAATGCTATCCTCCTCATTTCCAGTTAAGGAGGTTGCAGGAAAAATATGTCCTGTTTCGATATAATTCGGTTCGCCTGTGGTAAACTTCTCCGTTATACCAAGGACTAAATGTTTTCCATCAAAAGAAAGAGTTTCAACACTAAATTCCCGACCTTCTAAATATTCTTCTATTATTACTTCATAAATTTCAGAAGTTTCATAATGTGATAAAAATTCATCAACATCTTGGTAATTATTAATTTTTTGTACCCGGGTACTTGCAGTACCTGAAATAGGTTTTATTATAGAAGGGAAACCCATTTCTTTAATAGTTGACTTAATGTTTTCAGAACCACTACACTCAGCAAATTTTACGGGGGAAATGTTATTTTTATTTAGTAGTTTCCTCATTTTCCCTTTATTTTTAGAGTGATTTACTGGATATAACGGATTTCCCTTAATATTTAGTTCCTCTTTTATAATTGCAGCAGGAGTAATTCCCATTTCGCCAAAGGCAAAAACTGCATCAAATGGTTTTTCTCTGTGAAGAGCTTGAGCTAAAGATAGAACAAATTTATGGTCATTCCAGTCAATAATATGTGTCTCATCAGAAAGTTCAAACGTTTTCTTTAATAACCTATCTTTATTTTCAAAGAGAACCACCTCAAAATCTAATTGTTTAGCTGCTAGAACAATATGGTGCCGAGCGGCAATTAATAGAATCCTCATTACTTTTCCTCTCTGACTGTAAATTTAATTGTCTGGCTCGCTTTAAATAATGATTTTTCTAATTCTTTGGCGTTATCTGCTTTTCCTATAAATACGCCATAGTAAGAGGCAAAATCTTCAGGAGGTATATTTACATAATCTCCAATTTGTTTAGTTTGAATAAACTGTTGTATGTTGTTGACTTCTAGGGCCTGAATTAAACCATCGATTTGTTCAATGCTGCCTTTTTGTTCGGGTAATAAAATTATCATACCGGCATGTTGTTTATAATTTCTAAGATTTGCAAAATTAACTTTTTCACCAATTGCCATTCGGATTACTTGTTCTTGAAATGAGTAACCTGTTGCCATAGTAATTAAATGAGAAGCAATATAGCCTCCCCCAGGTCTAGCTGCACATTCAATTATCCTGACGCCATTTTTAGTTACTCTGCATTCTAAATGAAAGGCAGTATTATCTAAACCAAGTAATTTAACAGCTTGTTCGGCTTTTGCTTCAATTTCACTAACAACTTCTTGTGGTTTATTTGAAGGGAATATTGCAAAATACTCCAACGAGTGTTCAAGAGTTATGTGTTTATCTATGACGCCAACGATATAAATTTCCCCATTTTGCACTAAACCATCTACTGTGACCTCAGGGCCATCTAAGTATTCTTCAAGGATATACTCAAAAGGGAAATACGAATAAATTTTATCTCTTTCCGGGTTGGTGTTCCTAATCATTTGTTCATATGCAGGTTCTAACTCTTTTTTTGAGTCAATTTTAATGATTGATTTACTTCCAGAAGCACCAACAGGTTTAAATATTAGA
The Salipaludibacillus sp. LMS25 DNA segment above includes these coding regions:
- a CDS encoding ATP-grasp domain-containing protein — translated: MNTTKTILYINLRSHPVERVEPLKQARSIGLRVALLSDKEPNIDLTLIDDLIVTNTFDKQTATETVLKYNHKHKISGVLTWSDKDVELVAYLANELGVPGTSLDSARNARSKYLMREAWNSDPELSPRYKKVTTINELYDAADVLSYPLIFKPVGASGSKSIIKIDSKKELEPAYEQMIRNTNPERDKIYSYFPFEYILEEYLDGPEVTVDGLVQNGEIYIVGVIDKHITLEHSLEYFAIFPSNKPQEVVSEIEAKAEQAVKLLGLDNTAFHLECRVTKNGVRIIECAARPGGGYIASHLITMATGYSFQEQVIRMAIGEKVNFANLRNYKQHAGMIILLPEQKGSIEQIDGLIQALEVNNIQQFIQTKQIGDYVNIPPEDFASYYGVFIGKADNAKELEKSLFKASQTIKFTVREEK
- a CDS encoding ATP-grasp domain-containing protein, whose product is MRILLIAARHHIVLAAKQLDFEVVLFENKDRLLKKTFELSDETHIIDWNDHKFVLSLAQALHREKPFDAVFAFGEMGITPAAIIKEELNIKGNPLYPVNHSKNKGKMRKLLNKNNISPVKFAECSGSENIKSTIKEMGFPSIIKPISGTASTRVQKINNYQDVDEFLSHYETSEIYEVIIEEYLEGREFSVETLSFDGKHLVLGITEKFTTGEPNYIETGHIFPATSLTGNEEDSIVNVTIQLLNCLEHQNGPGHTEIKLTSNGPKVIETHTRPGGDNITDLIRNSLGVDVFYETFKHIKGLQPTSNIEPFKFSGICFTLCSSGVVTNISGKELIEKHYNVEKLDLQVSVGEEISNATDSISRHGYTLFTSHSREKAREMLKFINENLNIKVRENK